From Rhodovibrio salinarum DSM 9154:
CTACGCCCGCACCTGGACGTCGAACACTTCACTCTGAAGACCGTGCCAAAGGCGCACGAACGGCTGGAAAGCGGCAAGGCCGTCGGCAAGGTCGTGATCGACATCGACGTGTAAGCAGGAACGCCGATCACCCTGACCCCGGCCCGGGCGCGCTTGTGTCCGGGCCGGATCGCCTCAGAATTTCATCAGTACCACGCCAGCGGCGATCAGGCCCGTCGATGCCCATCGCCAGCCGCTCACGGATTCGCGAAGGATGAAAAACGCGATCAGCGTCGCGAACAGGATGCTGCTCTCGCGCAATGCCGCGACCAGGGCGATCGGCGCCCGAGTGAAAGCCCAGACGGCGATCCAATAGGAACCGAACGACATCGCCCCGGCAGTGGCACCTCCCCTCCAACTCGGTCGCAGTGCCAGAAAAGCCGCATGGCCACGCGTTGCCAGCACATACACGACCATCACGCAGGCATCGCCGATGACCATCCAGAAAATGAAACCGGATGGGGTTCCGGCGACACGGGCACCGACACCGTCGACCAGGGTATAGCTGGCCGTGAACCCGGCTGTCACGAGTGCGAAGGCCAGCGCCCGCCCACCCATCCATCCCGACACGGCCCCTTTTACCGCCATCAACAGAACACCCGCCGAGATCGCGCAGACCGCAACCAGAGCCGCCATATCGAAGTGCGCGCCCAGAGCCACGACGGAAAAGAGCGTCACCAACAGCGGCGCGGTCCCGCGCGTGACCGGATAAGCCTGACTCAGATCTGCATGAGCGTAGGCCTGAATCAGAAATAGCTTGTAGCTCGCATGCAGTGCCGCGGCTCCAGCGATCCACGGCCAGGCGTCCAGGTGCGGCGGGGGGACGAAGGGCAGCAGCGAAAGCGCGATGACCGCCTGGGCCAGGGCGAGCAGCAACATGGTCGAGACGCGATCCAGGCTGACTTTCACGGTCGAGTTCCAGCCAGCGTGCAAAAGCGCGGCCAGAAGTACCGCCGCAAAGACCTGATTCTCCAAGAACCTGTCTCCGGAAAAGCGCCGCGATCCCTAGAGACCTGGCTTCAGGCATACCGGCGCGGGGGCCGGTTGCATGGACCTGGCCGGTCCCTGGAGCCGGGAGGGAGGCGATTTCATGTGTGCCACTCTCTTATCGGCGATACGATTCCAGCAGAAAAACGATCTTTCCTGACGCGATAAGTGAGTATTTCGCACATGAAGAGAGGCGCTTTACCACTGAACGCACTCCGGGCCTTCGAGGCCACCATGCGACATGGTCAGATGCGCCTCGCCGCCGAGGAGCTTGGTGTGACCTACGGGGCCGTCAGCCGCCAGGTGCGCGGTCTCGAGCAAACGCTCGGCGTGCCCCTGTTCGAAGGTCCGCGCAACCGGCTGACACCTTCGCGTGCGGCGGTCGACCTCCACCCTGCCTTGCAGGAGGCCTTCGACGGTATCGAAGCGGCGGTCGCCCGACTGGTCGACCGGGACCGCCGCGTCCTGGACGTCTCCTGTCTGGGGACGCTGACGATGCGCTGGCTGATTCCGCGCCTGTTCGGGTTTCACGCGGAGCACCCCGGCGTCGAGGTCCGGCTTTCCGCCGACGATGGCCCGGTCGACTTCGCGCGACAATCTCTCGATGTCGCGATCCGTGTCGGACACGGCCCTTGGACCGAGGGCGAGGTGATCGAGCTGTTCCCGGACAAGGTCGGTCCGGTGCTCAGCCCGATGCTGGCAGAGCGTGTCGAAGACCCCCTACGCGATGCTCCGGCGCTGCACACCAAAACCCGGCCTGCAGCCTGGCAAGACTGGTGTCGAAGCCAGGATCTCCCGGCCCCCGAAGGCGGCCGCGAATTCGAGCATTTCTACTTCATGCTGGAGGCCGCAACGGCCGGGCTGGGGGTTGCGATCGCCCCCGAGGTCCTGGTTCGGGACGACCTGGCGGCGGGCCGTCTGAGGGCCCCTTTCGGCTTCGAGCCAAGCGGGCAGACCTATGTCGCTCTGGCGCCCAAGCGGCCGGGTCGTGAAACGCTGGCTTTCCTGGACTGGCTGGCACGAAGCCGCGCCGTTTGAGCCCGCCACCGCGATGATGCCCCCATGGCGGCCACAGCTTCGGTCAGCGGATAAACGGGTGCGACTCACGCCTGCCGCGGGATCAGCTCCGTCGCCTTGGGCGACAGCAGCGCCAGGATCTCCAAACACTCGCGGAACAGGGCACGGTCCGGAGAGTCGGTGGCGAGCAGGGTGAGGGCGGTCTTGAACAGGCCGTGGCCGACCGCCTCCACCTGCCCGTTCTCGGTCATCTGACGCTTGTCCTCGGCCAGTTCGTCGAGATAGCCGCGACGCGCGTCGAGCGGCTGGGCGAGGAATCCATCGACCCCGCCATAGCGGGCCTGGAACGCGCTC
This genomic window contains:
- a CDS encoding EamA family transporter encodes the protein MENQVFAAVLLAALLHAGWNSTVKVSLDRVSTMLLLALAQAVIALSLLPFVPPPHLDAWPWIAGAAALHASYKLFLIQAYAHADLSQAYPVTRGTAPLLVTLFSVVALGAHFDMAALVAVCAISAGVLLMAVKGAVSGWMGGRALAFALVTAGFTASYTLVDGVGARVAGTPSGFIFWMVIGDACVMVVYVLATRGHAAFLALRPSWRGGATAGAMSFGSYWIAVWAFTRAPIALVAALRESSILFATLIAFFILRESVSGWRWASTGLIAAGVVLMKF
- a CDS encoding LysR family transcriptional regulator is translated as MKRGALPLNALRAFEATMRHGQMRLAAEELGVTYGAVSRQVRGLEQTLGVPLFEGPRNRLTPSRAAVDLHPALQEAFDGIEAAVARLVDRDRRVLDVSCLGTLTMRWLIPRLFGFHAEHPGVEVRLSADDGPVDFARQSLDVAIRVGHGPWTEGEVIELFPDKVGPVLSPMLAERVEDPLRDAPALHTKTRPAAWQDWCRSQDLPAPEGGREFEHFYFMLEAATAGLGVAIAPEVLVRDDLAAGRLRAPFGFEPSGQTYVALAPKRPGRETLAFLDWLARSRAV